ACGACACGCAGGGTGAAGGTACCTGAGGCACCGAGGGCTGTTCGCCGGAAGCCTGCACCACTGGCGAACACCTCCGCATCCAGATTCTGCATCGGGCTGCCAGCACTATCCACAAACTTCCCTACGATATTGGCGTCGGCCACCTGCACCGGCATGCTCACGGTCACCGCGTTCGTGCTCGTCAGGTCAGCCTCCTGGGCCTGGGCGCTGAACTCCAGACCCGGTGGGAAACCGACACCCACGTTGTACTTGGCCCCGCCGGGCACCTTCAGGGTGAAGGAGCCGCGCTCCATCGGCGTGCCGGTAACCATGGCCCCATTGGAGTCAAGGGCGAAGGCAAAGCCATAGAGATTGCTCGTATTCACGGTGGCCGATGTGCTGGTCAACCGGCCGGAGATGGTGCCGTTAGCCGCCGTCACCTCCAGGGTGACGTCCTGCACCGACTGGTTGGTCACAGTGACCTGCTTCGGGGCACCACTGGGCGTATAGTTAGAACCCTTCGGGGTGCGCACCTGCAGCTCCCAATCACCCTGATCCACGAAGATGCTGAAGACGCCATCTGTACCACTGGTAGTAGAGGCGAAGTGAGCCCCGTCTTTCGTCCAGGCCTTCACCTCCATATCCTTGACGCCAGCTGGCTTACCTTCGGCATCGGTGCTGCCTTTGATCACCACCCTACCACTGATGGTCAAGGACTTCTCCACCAGGTAGATGGTGCCCACATCGGTTGGCGTCTTCTCTTTAGCCTCCACTAAAGGCGCCGTTTCGGCTGAGAGGGAGGGATCCTTGGAGAAGACGCGCACCCGATAGGAGCCCGGCGGGACATTGACCGTGAAACTACCATCAGCCTCAGGTGGCACACCGTTGCCCGTCCCCTTCTCATTGCGAACATCAACGAAAACCGTTTGCAGGGCAGGTGGCGTATTGTCCTTCTTCATCAGGACCTTACCAGTCACCACCGCACCGGCCTTGCCCACGGTGAAGTTGATATTGGAAAGAATCTCTTCCTCAGTATCACCCTTGGCGAACTCCACCCTCTGGGGCGGTTCGGTGTAGACCCAGTCAGGGGCACCTCCACCACCCTCACCGGGCTTACCCGGCGGACCCATGCCCGGGCCCATCATCATCGGGAAGACCATAAGCATCCAGGTGCCGCCCTTGCTCAGGTTGAGGGTGTAGGTACCATCGGGCTGCACCATGGTGTTGGCATTGGCCGAGCCGTCTTCCTTATGGGCGGAGACACCAGCATTAGGCACGGCTGTCCCATCAGCCTTGGTCACCTTACCGGTTATCTTCTTCTTTGGGGCGCTGAGATTAACATTAACCGTGCTGGGAGTGGCCGTACCACCACTGATGGTCACCGTCTGAGCATCCGGAGCGGCATAAGGAATGAAGGGCGGCAGATGGAACTCTACAGTATACGTGCCATCGGCCAAACCGCCGAGGCGGAACTTGCCCATCATATCCGTGACGGCATCAACACCCGTCGGCTCGCCACCCTTGAAAGCCTCGATGTGTACACCCTCGAGCGGTCTGCCATTGGGATCAGACACCACCCCGGTGATCTGGGGCTGGGTCAGGAGGATCTTTCCCGTCCAGGAAGCGTCGGGGTTACCATTCTCGTCTATGGTCACCTCTACGGGCGTGGAATCCGTATAATCACTGGTCTGCATACCACCTGCTGGCATACCCGGCATACCCCCCATGCCCTTAGGGACACGGGCGATGATGCGGTACTTACCCGCGGTCAAGCCAGCGGCGCCGAAGCGTCCCTGCTCATCTGTGGGCACGCCGTAGAAGAAGCTGAAATCTGCCTTCTGAATGTCCACGAACGATCCCATGGCAGGCGTACTACCATCGGGATTGTACACCACACCTGTAAGGGTGGCCGAGGTCAGGTTGATGGTGAGACTGCTGGGGCTGGCCACGCCGCCCTTAATCGTGATCTGTTTCGGGGCCGGGCGGGCATAGCTAGCGTACTTAGGATCAAAAGGAGGATTGACCTCCAGATTATAGACCCCATCGGTCAGCCCACCGAAGCTGAACTTGCCATCCTTATCCGTCTCTGTGTGGGCGCTAACCCCCGGGCCGAACATGCCCATGGAGTAGATATCCACCATGGCCCCCGGCACTGGCGCGCCACCGGCTGCGACCGTGCCACTGACCTGAGTGCCGCTGAGCTGCAGATTCTGGGTCAGCTTCGTACCCATGAAGGAGATCTTCACCGGCGCAGACTGGTTAAAGGCCGAATCCTCGGGTGGCTTAGCCACCAAGGAATAGGACTTACCCGCTTCCAGACCGCCGAGACGATACGTGCCATTTGCGCCACTGGTGGCCAGTAGGGCGCTCTCCATCTCGCCACCGGGCATCATCCCCGGACCGAAGCCAGCCGCCTCCTCCTTGGCCTCCACCTTAGCCCCAGATACGGCGTTGCCATTGGGATCCGTCACCGTCCCCTCCACGCTGGGGGCGGTTAGGGTGAGGGTGACATTAATCACCTGCACCTTTACCTTCGTCCCCCCTAGCGAGGTAGGCCCATAACCAGGAGGTGTCCCACCAGCAGGAGGTGTCCCATAACCAGGGGGTGGACCACCACCAGGGGGTGGACCACCACCAGGGGGCGGACCACCACCAGGGGGCGGACCACCACCAGGGGGTGGACCACCCCACGTCGCCCCACCGCTGAAGGGCACGCTCTGCTGTACCGGCTTGGATTGCGTATAGGGTGAATCAGCCGGCGGATAGGCGATCAGATAATAGGGCATGCCCGGCATCAGCCCACCCAGACGGAACTTGCCGTCTGCACCAGTCCTCACACTGATGGGTGGACCAGCGGGTCCTCCATATACTTCGCTGGCCCTCACCGTGGCCCCACCTACGGCACTACCGTTGGGATCCAGCACGGTGCCCTCGATCTGTGGCTCCTGGAGCATCAGCGTATGCTGTGCCACCGGGAAGGCCAGGCCACCCTGCACCTCCACCCCCACCGGCATAGATGGACCGTAATTAGTCCCAGGCGGGGGACTGGCCCGCAGATCATAGTGTCCATCGGTCAACCCCTTGACGGGGAAGAAGCCGGTCCCATCGGCAATGGTGGTCGTACTGGTGATGGTCTCCCGACCGCGAATCAATCGAACCGTGCTATTGGCAATCCCGGTTCCCTGGGCATCGTATCCCACCACACGGAAGTTTATCTTCGCCGGGTCAAGCGTGGGACCAGCGGGTCCTCCTGGAACTGGGGGAGGACCGAACTGCACGTTGAGTGTAGCCGTCAGGGTATAACTTCCCCCGTTGGGGCCGCCCCTGACCACCACATAGTAGATGCCAGCCGTAGAGCCACCGCCCAGGATGGCGCTCTGCTGACCGCTACCGGGCAATCCTTGGAAGCCATCCTGATAGTAGATGTCGAGGAACATCCCCTGCGGGCCAGCCAGGATGAACTGCACCGTCTGCCCACCGGAGAAGTTGTAGGAGTAGAACCTGCTTTGCCCGCGATCCATGCTACCGGTGAGAGGCGCGTCGTTGGCCAGGGGGATGGCTGAGGCGCGATCAGCGCCTGTCGTCTTTGACTCCTCGCTGGAAGCGACGAGGGTATAACTGCCACTGGTGGCCTCGCCGGTGCGCACCACGATGAAGTAAGTGCCAGGCATTGTTCCCGGCGATGTCCTCCAGACACGTACCCTTGAGCCACCAGGCTCAGGGGCATCGGAAGCGAAGAAGACATCGAAGTTGACCCCCGCTGTAGGGGAGGTCAGGACAATCTTGGCCATTCGACCAGGGCCGAGGTCATAGAAGTAATAGCGCGGCGCCCGAGAGGTGAAGGTGTAATCAACCGGCTTGTTGTCCTCCAGCCGGATCGCCGTGCTGCGGTCCTCGCCAGGCTGGCGTGGACCGACCGGCGGTGTAGCTACCACCGGCGAGGCCGTCAGGATGAAACTCCCCTGATCCAGACCGAAGCCGGCCCTGACCACGATGTAATAGGCACCGGTAGAGGGCGAGTTCACCGTAAAGCTTTGCAGGGCGCTGCCTGGCGGACCACTGGTGCCGATGGGGGACGGCGAACGCCCGTAGAAGATATCGAAGACCACGCCAGGCGGCGTTGACTGCAGGGTGAAGTTGACCGTCTGGAAGGGCGTTCGGTAATCATACATATAGTAAATCTTTTGGGTAGAGGTTATGGTCCTAGAATCTGTGGGCGCATTATCCGTCAGAGGGAAGGCCATATCCATATTGCTGCCGGGTGGGGCCGCGCCTCCCCCTGCCGGTTTCCTTACCTCGAGGGTATAAGTCCCACCTGTGTTCCCCCCAGCGACGTTTATATAGTACGTGCCCGCCTGGGCCGTGCTGGCTATAACGAACTCCCTCACTCCAGCTCCGTTGGGCAAGGTAGTAGGAGAGTACTGGTAAAAGATGTTGATGGCCAGGCCAGATTGGTCCCCCTCCAGTTTCAACCGTAGTTCCGTACCTGGGAAGAACTCGACGGCCCACCAGGTGGACTGATTCGGGCTGAGCGTGCCCCGGCCATAGGCCCCCGGCTGTATCCTGGGGGCAGTGTAGCGATCCGTCCCCCCACCGGGACCAGCGGGGGGAGCGCCCGTCTCTATAGAGACGAAGAGCATAAAATTGCCCCCAATTGTCCCTCCCAGCACTTCGATATAGAAGGTAGTGGGGGCATTTCCACTGGGTTCCTCGAACTCACGTACATAACTCACCGCCGGAGTCAAAGTGGGAGGCGTGCCTGTCCCACGGGAAAGGTTCATGTAGAGGTATTGCGAATCCAGCTTGAACCGAACCCGGTTGGCACCCGAAAAAATGTACTTGAACCAGAGGCTCTGATTTGGAGAGACCGTTCGCCCCACCGGCGTATTATCTGTCAGAGCAATGGCATTAGCCGGGCTGCTACCTTCAGCTGGGGGCGCGCCCGGAGGGGTAGGGCCCGGAGGCGCAGGAGAGGGTCCTGGTCCCATCGACATCAGCATGATGCTATAAGGTCCCCCCCTGACGCCAGCGCGCAGGGCAATATAATAGGTGCCCGTTGTCGAACCCGGCCCAATACCCCAGTTTCTTGTCCCCGCCATGATGGGCGTCTCAGACCCCTGCGGGTAAACGTTGAAGTTTATCTCCTCCGCTGCATTGTACACGTTTAGCTGCAGAGACGAGGTACCGTCGAAATCGAAACGATACCAGATCGTCTGGGATGGAGCTAGGTTGCCGCCCTGCGGGGTACCGAGGGGCAAGGGGATAGCACTGGTGCGGTCAGTACCGGTTTCCAGAGCGATGCTAGCGGCGGGGAGGAGTCCCAACAATAAAACGAGGACGGTAAAGATGGCCAAACTCTGCCAGGCAAGTTTCCCTCTCACGTCAAGCCTCCTAAACGTATTTGGTGGCTTCCCCCATCGCCTGCCCTGGGGAATCGGCGGATTCTTGGTCGGGATACACGCTGCTTCGCTCCTCCCGTCCTCTTCGCCCTGCCCACAGGCCGGGGAAACCGTCGACTTGTCATACGATCCACAGCGGGATAGGTGCCCTACAAATTGCGAGAGGTCGATAGTTTTTCGGATTAATTTCACTATAACACCATCCACCCCAATTGTCAATAGGCACAGACGGGCAATTTGGCGAATTTGAGGGGTGTTTGATGTATACTATGCAGGCTACCAATGTCCACGATATGGAGGTATGATGCAACACTCATCTTTAATCATGCGGCGACAGGCGATCGTGAAACCCTTCGCAACCCTGGCACAGCTCATAGGTCTGATCGCGCTCGTTCTGACGACTACAGTCGCTGGGTGTGGTTCTCCTTCCACGTCTAATCCCACCCCCAACCCAACGCCCTCAACCGCGGCTGTGACCAGGGCCGTCCCCACCCCAACACCCACCTCCACTCCTGCTCTAGACCTGAGCAAAATCAGACCCAACGAATTGGGCAAGGTGCTCATCCTGGAGTATCATCGCATCGGTCTTGAGGAGTTACGCTGGACCAGAAGCGAGGTCAATTTTCGCCACGATCTGGAGCTGTTTTATGCTAAGGGCTATCGCCTCATCAGCCTGAGCGATTTCATCAACAATAAGATCAACCTGCCGGCTGGCTATTCGCCCCTCATCCTCACCTTCGATGACTCCTCCGATAGCCAGTTCAGATATATAAAAAGCGGCGGCGAGCTTAAGATTGACCCTCATTGCGCCCTCGGCATCCTGGAGGATTTCTCTAGCCAACATCCCGACTTTGGGCTGAAAGCCACCTGGTATGTCTTGCCCGCCGCTGCCCCACCCAACGACCTCTTCGATCAACCTGAGTATGCCAGGCAGAAGCTGCAGTATCTTGTCCAGCGAGGTATGGAGATCGGCAATCACACCTATTGGCATCAGCCGCTAGGACAAGTGAGCGATCAGGAGGTACAAAAGCAACTGGCCCTGGCCGTCAAGGCCACTCAGGAGGCCGTGCCTGGTTACCAGGTACTCAGTCTGGCCCTACCACTGGGCGAATATCCAAAGAATAAGAACCTGGCCATCCACGGCTCCTATAAGGGGGTTGAATATAACCATAAGGCCATCGTCCTGGTTGGCGCCGAGCCGGCTCCGGCCCCAAACCGTAAAGACTACGCTCCTTATGCCCTACCACGGGTGCAGGCCATACAGTCAGAGTTGGACCACTGGTTGAGCTATCTGGACCAGAACCCTCTGGAGAGATACGTCAGCGATGGTGATCCCGACCGTATCACCTTCCCCACAGCGCTCAACGATAAGTACAATTCAGCTGCGACGCTTAGAGAGGTCCCCGCGCCTGGGCCAGGCTATCGGACGATCCTGCTGCGCTGAGGTTCGACCCTACCGATGATGCGCCGTCCTGAGTTTATACAAGACAGGGGGGATAAAACTCCCCCTTCGATGGGGTCGATCTGGCCCATTGCGGCTCGGCCCAGAATCGGCTAAACGGGGCGTACCTGCCCACACTTCCTACATTGCTTGTACTTGACTGAGCCACCCTCTTTCTTCGTGACCCAGACGTGAGTGCCCCCTTTCGGGCAGCGATAGGTGCCAGGCATCCTCTTATCCTCTCTAAGACCAATCCAACAGAAGCGGAACACAGAGAAATCAGTCCGCAGCGATGCCAGCGGCGATAAGCCGCTCGTAGGTCGTTTCCGGCAGTTCCGGAATGAGTCGCGTGTCGGAAAGCACCGGAATGAAGTTGGTGTCTCCCGCCCAACGTGGGACGACGTGGAGGTGCACATGGTCTGCGATGCCTGCGCCGGCCACTTTGCCTATGTTCATCCCTATGTTGAAGCCCTCCGGGTTCATCGCTCTTTGCAGGGCCGCCGTCCCTCGCTTAACCAGGCGCATCAATTCGGCCAGGGTGGCCTCATCCAACTCCTCCAGCCCACACACGTGAGCATAGGGCACAACCATAAGGTGACCATTATTGTAGGGATAGAGGTTGAGCATGATGAAGCCTCTCTCCCCCCTGTACAGGATGTAGTTTTCTCTATCCCTGTTCTCCCTGGCCTTCTCACAGAAGATGCAGCCTGTGGCCTTCTCTCCCAGGATATAATCCAAACGCCAGGGGGTCCAGAGCCTTTTCACCCGGCGGCCCTCTCATAAACTTCCAGGATCATTCGCCCGGCCTGTTCCCAGGAATAGGCGGCGACCGCCCTGTCCCGCAATTCTCTCCCCCGCTCCAGCGCCTCGCGCTCATCTTTAAGCAACGACTCAAAGGCTGTAGCCAACGCTTGGGCGTTGCCAGCCTCGGCATAAACACCACACTCGCCCAGGATTTCCCGGCTTACCGGCGTATCAAAAGCGACGGTGGGCAGTCCGACAGCCATATAATTCAGCAACTTCCCATTTCCTTCCGTCTCAGACAGCTTCGGTGCTACGGCTACATCACCCAAGGCCAGGTAAAGAGGGGCATCTTCATAAGGAAGACGTCCAGTAAAAGTAACATAGGCAGAGATGCCGAGCGAACGGGCCAGGGCCTCATAGCGCTTTTGCCCGGGGAAGCCCATAAGTAGAAAATGAGCGTCATATCCCCGCTGGATCAGAGTGGCCGCTGCCTGTAGGAGGTGACCGCTCCCCTGGTATTCGGCCAGCAGACCGAGGTAAACGATGAGCTTACGCTCAAGAGGGATACCCAGCTGTCTTTTTAACTCTATCTTCAGCTCGTCAGCAACCTCCCATCTCGGTCGGAAGCGCTGGATATTGACGCAATCTGGTACGGGATAAATCTTGGCGGGAGCACAGCCGAATTGACGCACCAGGAGCTCAGCCGCATGCGCCGTGCTGGTGATGATCACATCGGCCCAGCGGTTAATAACCATCTCCAGGCGGCGGAGCGGCTTATAAAAGTGGCTATCTGCCCTGAGGAAATTGTGATCGATCATCTCCTTGGTGAGACTACCCTGAAAGTCAAAGACCAGGGGACAGCGATGCACACGGGAAATGAAATAGCCGATCAGAGCGCCCTCATGGAGGTGGGCGTGCACGATGTTGGGACTCTCTTGCCAGCTAGTACCCAGCGTTTGCAACGAAAGGAGAACATCCAGATAGAGCTTATGTCTAGACGATCCAACCTGTGGATTATGAAGCCAGGGTATCCGTGGTATTCTGCGTATATCCAGCGTGGGCCAATCACGTCCCCCATGGTAGGTACAGATGACTACCTCGCTACCCAGCTGTTGCAGGGCTAACGTCTCCTCTAAAATGCGTACATGGCAGCCATAGTCGGAAAAGAAGGTGGTGGGGGCCACTTTAAGTATGTTGAACCTGGTGGCCGGTACCATAGCCACACCCCCTTCATCGGATGTCTGGTATCCTGCGACCTGATCACGAGACAAGGTCCTCAATGGACGCCCTCTCTCAATCTAAACCGCCTCCCCCTGGCCGGAGCGCTTCTCCCGCCACAGGGTGAGACGAAACCTGACCAGCTCCCCAAAGGCGCGCCAGATAACATCCGGACGGGCGCCACTCTGCACGCCAGCCAGGCGAGGGAGATGTTTAACCGGCACCTCCCGAATGCGGTAACCTTGCCGCCGCGCCCTAACCAGGAACTCGGCGCTGAAGGTGGCCCCGCGGGAAACGATGCGCACTTTTTGCAAAATGCTCCGTTTGAAGAGCTTAAAGGCACAATCAACATCGCGGCAGGTATAGCCAAACAACAGGTTTACGAGCATATTCCAGCCGAGACCGTTGAGCCGGCGCACGAATGGGTCACGTCGGGGGGCACGATAGCCGACGACCAGGTCGGCCTGGTCGATGAGCGGCAAAAGCTTATTGATCTCAGTCACATCGAACTGGTTATCACTATCGGTGAGAAGGACCAACTCCTTGGTTGCCGCAGCGAAACCAGTAGCCAACGCCCCACCATAGCCCACATTCCGCGGATGCTGCTGCAGGCGGATATGGGCATCTGATTGAGCCCAACTCTGGGTGATCTCCGCCGTGTGATCGGTGCTACCATCATCAACGACGATAATCTCATAGTCACTCGTTATCTTACTGAGGACCTCTGTCGTAGCCCTCAGCATCTGCGGAAGATTCTCCTCCTCATTGTGGGCGGGCAGCACCACCGAAATGCTTGGCAAAGCTCCTCCTGGCCTTCGTCTACCACCGATCCACCCTGACCTGGCCCTAAGGACAGCTCTTGTATTCTACACCAAGAGGAGATGGCTATGCAACGAGGCGGCGCAGCATCTGCTTGAACCGATCGCTATCGATGGCTAAGCAGACCTCCACATTAGGTGCTCGGGAGGTCATCCCCCAGAGGTCAACCACGGTTTGCCCGCGGGTGAGTTCGCTGGTGATCTCCACATCAACGTACCTCTTCTCTACCTTCGTGGCTACATGGTGATCGAGGGCGACGGCCATGGTGACCGGATCGGGTAGGGACAGTACAGCAGAACCCAGGAGCCGCCGACAACATTCAATCACCTGGCGATTACAATCGATGGCAAAATGGGCTAAGGGCGTATCCAATGCCCGCCAGGACTCGATCTCCTGGGTGTTAAGTAAGCTTGGCCCAATGGCGAGCTCCCAGCCCACCATCATCAGGGGCATGCCTGAATGGAAAACGATCCGTGCCGCCTCCGGATCACACCAGATGTTGTACTCTGCGGCTGGAGTGATGTTGCCGAGTGTTTGGGCCGTTCCACCCATGACGTAAACCTCTTTCACCTCCTGGGCGATGCGGGGTTCTTTGCGCAAGGCCAGGGCGATGTTGGAGAGCGGACCAAGCGTGACCAGGGTGATCTCTCCGGGGGCAGAGCGGATGATACGAATGATAGCGTCCACGGCGTGCTCACTCCGTGGTTGCAGGCGCGGCGCTGGTAGCTGCAAATTGCCCATCCCGTCGGGGCCATGAATGTCTGTGGCATCCACATGGTCACGCAGCAGTGGCTTAGCCAGACCCGGGTAGACAGGCACATCGTTGACACCAGCCAGCTCCAGCGTATTCAGGGCATTCTTTACCGCCTGTTGCAAGGGAACATTACCGGCCACGACAGTAACGCCTTCTACCCGCACATGCGGGGAACGAACGGCCATCAACAAGGCGACGGCATCATCGGAGGCGGTATCCGTGTCGATGAGAAATCTCCGCATGTCCTTAACCC
This DNA window, taken from Chloroflexota bacterium, encodes the following:
- a CDS encoding carboxypeptidase regulatory-like domain-containing protein produces the protein MRGKLAWQSLAIFTVLVLLLGLLPAASIALETGTDRTSAIPLPLGTPQGGNLAPSQTIWYRFDFDGTSSLQLNVYNAAEEINFNVYPQGSETPIMAGTRNWGIGPGSTTGTYYIALRAGVRGGPYSIMLMSMGPGPSPAPPGPTPPGAPPAEGSSPANAIALTDNTPVGRTVSPNQSLWFKYIFSGANRVRFKLDSQYLYMNLSRGTGTPPTLTPAVSYVREFEEPSGNAPTTFYIEVLGGTIGGNFMLFVSIETGAPPAGPGGGTDRYTAPRIQPGAYGRGTLSPNQSTWWAVEFFPGTELRLKLEGDQSGLAINIFYQYSPTTLPNGAGVREFVIASTAQAGTYYINVAGGNTGGTYTLEVRKPAGGGAAPPGSNMDMAFPLTDNAPTDSRTITSTQKIYYMYDYRTPFQTVNFTLQSTPPGVVFDIFYGRSPSPIGTSGPPGSALQSFTVNSPSTGAYYIVVRAGFGLDQGSFILTASPVVATPPVGPRQPGEDRSTAIRLEDNKPVDYTFTSRAPRYYFYDLGPGRMAKIVLTSPTAGVNFDVFFASDAPEPGGSRVRVWRTSPGTMPGTYFIVVRTGEATSGSYTLVASSEESKTTGADRASAIPLANDAPLTGSMDRGQSRFYSYNFSGGQTVQFILAGPQGMFLDIYYQDGFQGLPGSGQQSAILGGGSTAGIYYVVVRGGPNGGSYTLTATLNVQFGPPPVPGGPAGPTLDPAKINFRVVGYDAQGTGIANSTVRLIRGRETITSTTTIADGTGFFPVKGLTDGHYDLRASPPPGTNYGPSMPVGVEVQGGLAFPVAQHTLMLQEPQIEGTVLDPNGSAVGGATVRASEVYGGPAGPPISVRTGADGKFRLGGLMPGMPYYLIAYPPADSPYTQSKPVQQSVPFSGGATWGGPPPGGGPPPGGGPPPGGGPPPGGGPPPGYGTPPAGGTPPGYGPTSLGGTKVKVQVINVTLTLTAPSVEGTVTDPNGNAVSGAKVEAKEEAAGFGPGMMPGGEMESALLATSGANGTYRLGGLEAGKSYSLVAKPPEDSAFNQSAPVKISFMGTKLTQNLQLSGTQVSGTVAAGGAPVPGAMVDIYSMGMFGPGVSAHTETDKDGKFSFGGLTDGVYNLEVNPPFDPKYASYARPAPKQITIKGGVASPSSLTINLTSATLTGVVYNPDGSTPAMGSFVDIQKADFSFFYGVPTDEQGRFGAAGLTAGKYRIIARVPKGMGGMPGMPAGGMQTSDYTDSTPVEVTIDENGNPDASWTGKILLTQPQITGVVSDPNGRPLEGVHIEAFKGGEPTGVDAVTDMMGKFRLGGLADGTYTVEFHLPPFIPYAAPDAQTVTISGGTATPSTVNVNLSAPKKKITGKVTKADGTAVPNAGVSAHKEDGSANANTMVQPDGTYTLNLSKGGTWMLMVFPMMMGPGMGPPGKPGEGGGGAPDWVYTEPPQRVEFAKGDTEEEILSNINFTVGKAGAVVTGKVLMKKDNTPPALQTVFVDVRNEKGTGNGVPPEADGSFTVNVPPGSYRVRVFSKDPSLSAETAPLVEAKEKTPTDVGTIYLVEKSLTISGRVVIKGSTDAEGKPAGVKDMEVKAWTKDGAHFASTTSGTDGVFSIFVDQGDWELQVRTPKGSNYTPSGAPKQVTVTNQSVQDVTLEVTAANGTISGRLTSTSATVNTSNLYGFAFALDSNGAMVTGTPMERGSFTLKVPGGAKYNVGVGFPPGLEFSAQAQEADLTSTNAVTVSMPVQVADANIVGKFVDSAGSPMQNLDAEVFASGAGFRRTALGASGTFTLRVVRGTWSLGGELGATAAITYTLQPPVNNRVTVASGDTAILEPAQYFVVLAASGTISGTVYAPDGTTKVAGAWVEALDIPTTAGAAPRPIAGTKSDENGRYSLRVPPGRYQVRASVAREAGEVVYMPPEPGRALITGSETVTVDLRFRSAPATIAGTVTGTGAGTAFVTGYSDKGGWSSTNAGSDGTYSLKVTRDDTWHVYATSRSAGKLYKSSELTVTVGAADTSITGKDLALQEVAAVSLPDGSSVSFDATEMRVLALSDGTKVTIPGSALAISGTVSVLALPKTDLPAQQSAKPISIGYALQARDSNNTEIKKFLQKVTILMPYPADDVLKQMGIDEDSLVPSYWDATSSSWRKAENVIQDKTNNTLTVLVDHFTDFAICSTTGAAGVVPPGGYKTYLPFITKAYAGGW
- a CDS encoding polysaccharide deacetylase family protein, with the translated sequence MMQHSSLIMRRQAIVKPFATLAQLIGLIALVLTTTVAGCGSPSTSNPTPNPTPSTAAVTRAVPTPTPTSTPALDLSKIRPNELGKVLILEYHRIGLEELRWTRSEVNFRHDLELFYAKGYRLISLSDFINNKINLPAGYSPLILTFDDSSDSQFRYIKSGGELKIDPHCALGILEDFSSQHPDFGLKATWYVLPAAAPPNDLFDQPEYARQKLQYLVQRGMEIGNHTYWHQPLGQVSDQEVQKQLALAVKATQEAVPGYQVLSLALPLGEYPKNKNLAIHGSYKGVEYNHKAIVLVGAEPAPAPNRKDYAPYALPRVQAIQSELDHWLSYLDQNPLERYVSDGDPDRITFPTALNDKYNSAATLREVPAPGPGYRTILLR
- a CDS encoding HIT domain-containing protein, producing MKRLWTPWRLDYILGEKATGCIFCEKARENRDRENYILYRGERGFIMLNLYPYNNGHLMVVPYAHVCGLEELDEATLAELMRLVKRGTAALQRAMNPEGFNIGMNIGKVAGAGIADHVHLHVVPRWAGDTNFIPVLSDTRLIPELPETTYERLIAAGIAAD
- a CDS encoding glycosyltransferase family 4 protein, giving the protein MVPATRFNILKVAPTTFFSDYGCHVRILEETLALQQLGSEVVICTYHGGRDWPTLDIRRIPRIPWLHNPQVGSSRHKLYLDVLLSLQTLGTSWQESPNIVHAHLHEGALIGYFISRVHRCPLVFDFQGSLTKEMIDHNFLRADSHFYKPLRRLEMVINRWADVIITSTAHAAELLVRQFGCAPAKIYPVPDCVNIQRFRPRWEVADELKIELKRQLGIPLERKLIVYLGLLAEYQGSGHLLQAAATLIQRGYDAHFLLMGFPGQKRYEALARSLGISAYVTFTGRLPYEDAPLYLALGDVAVAPKLSETEGNGKLLNYMAVGLPTVAFDTPVSREILGECGVYAEAGNAQALATAFESLLKDEREALERGRELRDRAVAAYSWEQAGRMILEVYERAAG
- a CDS encoding glycosyltransferase family 2 protein produces the protein MPSISVVLPAHNEEENLPQMLRATTEVLSKITSDYEIIVVDDGSTDHTAEITQSWAQSDAHIRLQQHPRNVGYGGALATGFAAATKELVLLTDSDNQFDVTEINKLLPLIDQADLVVGYRAPRRDPFVRRLNGLGWNMLVNLLFGYTCRDVDCAFKLFKRSILQKVRIVSRGATFSAEFLVRARRQGYRIREVPVKHLPRLAGVQSGARPDVIWRAFGELVRFRLTLWREKRSGQGEAV
- a CDS encoding nucleoside hydrolase produces the protein MRRFLIDTDTASDDAVALLMAVRSPHVRVEGVTVVAGNVPLQQAVKNALNTLELAGVNDVPVYPGLAKPLLRDHVDATDIHGPDGMGNLQLPAPRLQPRSEHAVDAIIRIIRSAPGEITLVTLGPLSNIALALRKEPRIAQEVKEVYVMGGTAQTLGNITPAAEYNIWCDPEAARIVFHSGMPLMMVGWELAIGPSLLNTQEIESWRALDTPLAHFAIDCNRQVIECCRRLLGSAVLSLPDPVTMAVALDHHVATKVEKRYVDVEITSELTRGQTVVDLWGMTSRAPNVEVCLAIDSDRFKQMLRRLVA